The Rickettsiales bacterium genome has a segment encoding these proteins:
- a CDS encoding nuclear transport factor 2 family protein, whose amino-acid sequence MMSQERPPLPPFTRETAIIKVRAAEDGWNSCNPERVSLAYTEDSKWRNRSEFVTGRRQIVEFLTRKWNRELDYRLIKELWAFGENRIAVRFAYEYHDDSDNWFRAYGNENWEFDERGLMRLRHASINDLPIKEAERKFHWDRKSPRSADHPGLSDLGL is encoded by the coding sequence ATGATGTCACAGGAACGCCCACCTTTGCCTCCGTTCACGCGTGAAACGGCAATTATTAAAGTGCGCGCGGCGGAAGATGGATGGAACAGCTGTAATCCCGAGCGTGTATCGCTGGCCTATACGGAAGACAGCAAATGGCGCAATCGCAGCGAATTCGTCACCGGGCGCCGGCAGATCGTGGAGTTCCTGACCCGCAAATGGAACCGAGAACTGGATTACCGCCTGATTAAGGAATTATGGGCGTTCGGCGAGAACCGGATCGCCGTGCGGTTTGCCTATGAATACCATGACGATTCCGACAACTGGTTCCGCGCTTATGGCAATGAAAACTGGGAGTTCGACGAGCGCGGCCTGATGCGCTTGCGCCATGCCAGCATTAACGATCTTCCGATCAAAGAAGCCGAGCGCAAATTCCATTGGGACCGCAAAAGCCCACGGTCGGCAGATCATCCCGGCTTAAGCGATCTCGGATTATAA
- a CDS encoding YceI family protein, whose protein sequence is MRKKQIVFLTLPFLFASAALAGPEKYNIDKSHTHIVFLVNHLEFSNTIGRITDYDGYFTFDPKEPEKSEIDVTLKSASVATDVPDLDKELRGDKFLNTEKFPTMHFKSTKITVTDKQKGDVEGELTMLGVTKPVTMQVVYNKSGINPYSNNYESGFSADIKLKRSDFGMNAYLPAVGDEVRVHLEVEGINPFKHPGNAKTPN, encoded by the coding sequence ATGCGCAAAAAGCAGATAGTTTTCTTGACACTGCCATTCCTCTTCGCCTCCGCGGCGCTGGCTGGCCCGGAAAAATACAATATCGACAAATCCCACACCCATATCGTGTTTCTTGTCAATCACTTGGAGTTTTCCAATACGATCGGCCGTATCACGGATTATGACGGTTATTTCACGTTCGATCCGAAGGAGCCGGAAAAGAGCGAAATTGATGTGACACTTAAATCGGCAAGCGTTGCCACAGACGTGCCGGATCTGGACAAGGAATTGCGTGGCGATAAGTTCCTGAATACTGAAAAGTTCCCCACGATGCATTTCAAGAGCACGAAGATTACCGTCACCGACAAACAAAAAGGTGACGTGGAAGGCGAACTCACGATGCTTGGCGTGACCAAGCCGGTGACAATGCAGGTGGTTTATAACAAGTCCGGCATCAATCCCTATAGCAACAATTACGAATCGGGCTTTTCTGCTGATATCAAGCTGAAGCGCTCGGATTTCGGCATGAATGCCTATCTGCCCGCCGTGGGCGATGAGGTGCGTGTGCATCTGGAAGTGGAAGGCATCAATCCTTTCAAACATCCCGGCAATGCAAAAACGCCAAACTAA
- a CDS encoding succinate dehydrogenase iron-sulfur subunit, protein MVEFSLPANSKVTKGKEYKAANAKRVKKFNIYRYDPEDRNEKGQPKNPRIDTYEVDLDACGPMVLDALLKIKDEVDSTLTFRRSCREGICGSCAMNIGDGTGTNTLACTKPISDMKGDVTIYPLPHMPVIKDLVPDLTNFYAQYESIKPWIETQSTAPSGKERLQSPEDRAKLDGLYECILCACCSTSCPSYWWNSDRFLGPAILLQAYRWINDSRDETTGERLDNLEDPFRLYRCHTIMNCANTCPKGLNPAKAIAQIKKLMVERRA, encoded by the coding sequence ATGGTGGAATTCTCGTTGCCGGCCAACTCGAAAGTAACCAAGGGCAAGGAATACAAGGCCGCGAACGCCAAGCGCGTCAAGAAATTCAACATCTATCGCTACGACCCGGAAGACCGCAACGAAAAAGGCCAGCCGAAAAACCCGCGTATCGACACGTATGAAGTCGATCTGGATGCCTGCGGCCCCATGGTGCTGGATGCACTGCTGAAAATCAAGGATGAGGTGGATTCCACGCTGACCTTCCGCCGTTCCTGCCGTGAAGGCATCTGCGGCAGCTGCGCCATGAATATCGGTGACGGCACTGGCACCAACACGCTTGCCTGCACCAAGCCGATCAGCGATATGAAAGGCGATGTCACCATTTATCCGCTTCCCCATATGCCCGTGATCAAGGATCTCGTGCCGGATCTCACGAATTTCTATGCGCAGTATGAATCCATCAAACCGTGGATCGAGACGCAATCCACCGCTCCAAGCGGCAAGGAACGCCTGCAGTCGCCGGAAGACCGTGCGAAGCTGGACGGGCTTTACGAGTGCATCCTGTGCGCCTGCTGCTCCACAAGCTGCCCGAGCTACTGGTGGAACAGCGACCGCTTCCTCGGCCCCGCTATCCTTCTGCAGGCTTACCGCTGGATCAACGACTCGCGCGATGAAACCACGGGCGAACGTCTGGATAATCTGGAAGATCCATTCCGCCTGTATCGCTGCCACACGATCATGAACTGCGCAAACACCTGCCCCAAAGGCCTGAACCCGGCCAAGGCAATCGCGCAGATCAAGAAGCTGATGGTCGAGCGCCGCGCATGA
- a CDS encoding SDR family NAD(P)-dependent oxidoreductase, which yields MSETLPLKDKTVFITGATSGFGRAFANKFIEKGAKVVASGRRAERLEELQDEVDSDNLYTMTLDVRNQAEVESAIVGLPAAFADIDILINNAGLALGLGLAPDISMIEWEQMIDTNIKGVLYCTHAILPDMIKRGGGYIVNIGSIAGNYPYPGGNAYGATKAFIRQFSLNLRADLLGKNVRVTNIEPGMAETEFSLVRFHGDQEKAKSVYTGAQPLTAEDIANTVLFCLTCPPHVNINTLEVMPTCQAFSPFAIYRE from the coding sequence ATGAGCGAAACACTGCCGCTGAAGGATAAAACGGTTTTCATAACCGGGGCGACATCCGGATTCGGCAGGGCTTTTGCGAATAAGTTCATTGAAAAAGGGGCGAAAGTGGTCGCCTCCGGCAGGCGTGCCGAGCGGCTGGAAGAGCTGCAGGACGAAGTAGACAGCGACAACCTCTACACGATGACGCTCGACGTGCGCAATCAGGCGGAAGTGGAAAGCGCCATTGTTGGCCTTCCGGCGGCGTTCGCGGATATCGACATCCTCATCAATAACGCCGGGCTTGCGCTGGGGCTGGGCCTCGCGCCCGATATTTCCATGATCGAGTGGGAGCAGATGATCGACACGAATATCAAAGGTGTGCTCTACTGCACGCACGCGATACTGCCGGATATGATCAAACGCGGCGGCGGCTATATTGTGAATATCGGCTCCATTGCAGGCAACTACCCCTATCCGGGCGGCAATGCCTACGGCGCGACGAAAGCCTTCATTCGCCAGTTCTCGCTGAATCTGCGGGCAGATCTGCTGGGCAAGAACGTGCGCGTGACGAATATCGAGCCGGGCATGGCCGAAACCGAATTCTCGCTCGTGCGCTTCCACGGCGATCAGGAAAAAGCAAAATCCGTCTATACAGGGGCGCAACCGCTGACGGCGGAAGATATTGCGAACACCGTACTGTTCTGCCTGACCTGTCCGCCGCATGTGAATATCAACACGCTGGAGGTCATGCCAACCTGCCAGGCCTTCTCGCCCTTTGCGATTTACAGGGAATAA
- a CDS encoding NAD(P)-dependent alcohol dehydrogenase, translated as MIKTTGYAAMKAKAPLGSYHFERREPREHDVVIDIKYCGICHSDIHQVKEEWGGALFPMVPGHEIAGVVASVGSKVSKYKVGDKVGVGCFVDSCRHCEHCHSGLEQFCDEGMTATYNAIERDGKTLSQGGYSQHIVVDENYVLRMPDNLPLDAAAPLLCAGITLYSPLKHWNAGPGKKVAIVGLGGLGHMGVKLAHAMGAEVTVLSHSLKKQEDGKRMGADYFYSTSEPETFEKLKGHFDLIINTVSAKIDWNEYLNLLKVDGTMVLVGVPEEQVPLGAFSLIMGRRSLAGSLIGGIKETQEMLDFCGKHNVTPDIELIPAQKINEAYERVLKSDVRYRFVIDIATIANG; from the coding sequence ATGATCAAGACGACCGGTTACGCTGCCATGAAAGCCAAAGCCCCTTTAGGTTCTTATCACTTCGAACGCCGTGAACCGCGCGAGCATGATGTCGTTATCGATATCAAATATTGCGGCATCTGCCATTCCGACATTCATCAGGTGAAAGAGGAATGGGGCGGCGCGTTGTTCCCCATGGTGCCGGGGCATGAAATCGCCGGCGTGGTTGCAAGCGTGGGCAGCAAGGTCAGTAAATACAAGGTCGGGGATAAGGTCGGCGTGGGCTGCTTTGTCGATTCCTGCCGCCACTGCGAGCATTGCCATAGCGGGCTGGAACAGTTCTGCGACGAGGGCATGACGGCCACTTACAACGCTATCGAGCGCGACGGAAAGACGCTTTCGCAGGGCGGATATTCGCAGCATATCGTCGTGGATGAAAATTATGTACTCAGAATGCCGGACAATCTCCCGCTGGACGCTGCCGCACCCCTGCTGTGCGCGGGCATTACGCTTTATTCCCCGCTTAAGCACTGGAATGCCGGGCCGGGCAAGAAGGTTGCCATTGTCGGCCTTGGCGGGCTTGGCCATATGGGTGTGAAGCTCGCGCATGCGATGGGCGCGGAAGTGACGGTGCTCAGCCATTCGCTCAAGAAACAGGAAGACGGAAAGCGCATGGGGGCGGATTATTTCTACAGCACCTCCGAGCCGGAGACGTTTGAGAAGCTCAAAGGCCATTTTGACCTGATCATCAACACGGTTTCCGCCAAGATTGACTGGAATGAGTACCTGAACCTTCTGAAGGTGGACGGGACGATGGTGCTGGTCGGCGTGCCGGAAGAACAGGTGCCGCTCGGCGCGTTCTCCCTCATCATGGGCCGCAGAAGCCTTGCCGGGTCGCTCATCGGCGGTATCAAGGAAACGCAGGAAATGCTGGATTTCTGCGGCAAGCATAATGTCACGCCCGATATTGAGCTGATCCCGGCGCAGAAGATTAACGAAGCCTATGAACGCGTGCTGAAAAGCGATGTGCGCTACCGCTTTGTGATTGATATCGCTACGATTGCGAACGGGTGA
- the secB gene encoding protein-export chaperone SecB codes for MTDQNNDANQGSRFIMKGQYIKDLSFENPHAPHTLVRPEMQPTINVGVALRAQRLNDEHFELTMNITVHAKGKENTLFVVELDYSGIVQLVNIPEEKTEQVLFIDCATILFPFARRIMSDVTRDGGFQPLMLEPIDFTALYEHNKKQQEQQPEKAAS; via the coding sequence ATGACAGACCAGAATAACGACGCAAATCAAGGCTCCCGCTTCATCATGAAGGGGCAGTATATCAAGGATCTGTCATTTGAGAATCCGCATGCCCCGCACACGCTCGTGCGCCCGGAAATGCAGCCGACGATCAATGTCGGCGTGGCTCTGCGTGCCCAGCGCCTCAATGATGAGCATTTTGAGCTCACAATGAACATCACGGTTCATGCCAAGGGCAAGGAAAACACGCTGTTTGTTGTGGAGCTGGATTATTCCGGCATCGTGCAGCTGGTGAATATTCCGGAAGAAAAGACGGAACAGGTGCTGTTTATCGATTGCGCCACGATTCTTTTCCCATTCGCGCGCCGCATCATGTCGGACGTTACGCGTGACGGCGGATTCCAGCCGCTCATGCTGGAGCCGATCGATTTCACGGCGCTGTACGAGCACAATAAAAAGCAGCAGGAACAGCAGCCTGAGAAAGCCGCAAGCTAA
- a CDS encoding extracellular solute-binding protein yields the protein MRKIFMLACMAFFYAWAMPAAATEAAHEGEPAYGLSVFGKLKYPENFKHFDYVNPDAPKGGDVRMFDAGSFDNLNPFIVKGNKAPAITMLFESLMVPSYDEPESMYGLIAKSAILAPDRSHIDFIMRPEARFQDGSSITADDVVFSFNTLKEKGDPTYRITYDSIASVVKLDEHKVRFNFSDTTKRELPLIAAGMPILSKAYYSTHDFTQTTLTPPLGSGPYRVKSVDQGRSITYERVKNYWGAKLPVNVGQYNFNTITVTMYRDETVALEAFKAGAYDYRLENIARVWATGYDCPALRAGKIKKIEFPNQVPQGMQGFAFNIRRDKFSDWRVRKAIGQTLDFQWMNKSLFFSAYKRDDSFFLNTQYAAKGLPSDAEKKLLEPYKDELPPGILSEPFTLPVTDGSGNNRAQLIEADKLLNEAGWIIKNGKRVNAKTGEPLTFEFLLNSPTFERVVAPMREGLARLGINATIRVADAAQFEKRLETFDYDVIVMVFNRNVFFPGNEQMAYWHSSQSKVEGSNNVIGTNSKVIDMLLSKITSAKTEEELIPPARALDRVLLWENYVIPNWYLGAYRMAYWDKFSQPAVKPKYSPGFPFTWWMK from the coding sequence ATGCGTAAAATCTTCATGCTGGCCTGTATGGCGTTTTTCTATGCGTGGGCGATGCCTGCGGCTGCAACAGAGGCGGCGCACGAAGGCGAACCGGCCTATGGCCTGTCCGTTTTCGGCAAGCTGAAATATCCGGAGAACTTCAAGCATTTCGACTATGTCAATCCGGATGCGCCCAAGGGCGGCGATGTCCGCATGTTCGATGCCGGCTCGTTCGATAATCTCAACCCTTTTATCGTCAAAGGCAATAAGGCGCCTGCCATCACCATGCTGTTTGAAAGCCTGATGGTGCCTTCTTACGACGAACCAGAATCCATGTATGGGCTGATTGCCAAAAGCGCAATCCTTGCGCCGGACCGCAGCCATATCGATTTCATCATGCGCCCCGAAGCGCGCTTTCAGGATGGCAGCTCCATCACTGCGGACGATGTGGTCTTTTCATTCAATACGCTGAAGGAAAAGGGCGATCCGACTTACCGCATCACTTATGATTCCATCGCTTCCGTGGTCAAGCTGGACGAGCACAAGGTTCGCTTCAATTTCAGCGACACGACCAAGCGCGAGCTGCCGCTGATAGCCGCCGGAATGCCAATCCTTTCCAAAGCCTATTACAGCACGCATGATTTTACACAAACCACGCTGACACCGCCGCTCGGCAGCGGGCCCTACCGCGTCAAATCGGTCGATCAGGGCAGGAGCATCACTTATGAGCGCGTGAAGAATTACTGGGGAGCAAAGCTTCCGGTGAATGTGGGGCAATATAATTTTAACACCATCACTGTCACCATGTATCGCGACGAAACTGTGGCGCTGGAGGCTTTCAAGGCCGGGGCATATGATTACAGGCTGGAAAATATCGCACGCGTCTGGGCGACCGGCTATGACTGTCCGGCGCTGCGAGCAGGGAAGATCAAGAAAATAGAATTCCCGAATCAGGTGCCGCAGGGAATGCAGGGATTTGCGTTTAATATAAGGCGGGATAAATTCTCCGACTGGCGCGTACGCAAGGCCATCGGCCAGACGCTGGATTTCCAGTGGATGAATAAAAGCCTGTTCTTCAGCGCCTATAAGCGCGATGACAGTTTCTTCCTGAACACGCAATATGCGGCAAAAGGCCTGCCGAGTGATGCGGAAAAGAAGCTTCTGGAGCCCTATAAGGATGAACTGCCGCCCGGCATTTTGAGCGAACCCTTTACACTGCCGGTGACCGATGGTTCCGGCAATAACCGTGCGCAGCTTATTGAAGCCGATAAACTGCTGAATGAGGCAGGATGGATCATCAAGAACGGCAAGCGTGTAAACGCAAAAACCGGTGAGCCGCTGACATTTGAATTCTTACTGAATTCGCCGACATTCGAGCGTGTGGTCGCGCCGATGCGGGAAGGGCTGGCGCGGCTCGGCATCAATGCGACAATACGGGTGGCGGATGCCGCGCAGTTTGAAAAACGCCTGGAAACCTTCGATTACGATGTCATCGTGATGGTCTTCAACCGCAATGTATTCTTCCCCGGCAACGAGCAGATGGCCTACTGGCATTCCTCGCAGAGTAAAGTGGAAGGCAGCAATAACGTGATCGGCACGAACAGCAAAGTGATCGATATGCTGCTGTCGAAGATCACGAGCGCCAAGACGGAAGAAGAACTTATTCCGCCGGCGCGCGCGCTTGACAGGGTGCTGCTATGGGAGAATTATGTGATCCCCAACTGGTATCTGGGAGCCTACAGGATGGCGTACTGGGATAAGTTCAGCCAGCCTGCGGTCAAGCCCAAATACTCACCGGGCTTTCCCTTTACGTGGTGGATGAAGTAA
- a CDS encoding microcin C ABC transporter permease YejB, producing MLGYIFRRLLLVIPTLFGIMAINFIIVQAAPGGPVERMIARIKHADMGATERISSMGGELSGMRASSVPQSGPNSQYMGAQGVDPNLIKQIEKMYGFDKPPLERFVLMVKNYLRFDFGKSYFRDESVTKLIMEKMPVSISLGLWTTLLAYLISIPLGIIKAVKDGERFDVWSSTVIIIGYAIPSFLFAIFLIILFSGGNYWNIFPMRGLVSDNWHDLSTWGKISDYLWHMVLPVTAMTVGGFASLTMLTKNSFLDEIGKQYVVTARAKGLNNRQVLFNHIFRNAMLIVISGFPAAFIGVLFKSALLIEIVFSLDGMGLLGFEAAINRDYPVMFGMLYIFTLIGLVLNLIGDLTYVLVDPRIDFERRGNA from the coding sequence ATGCTGGGATATATTTTTCGCCGCCTGCTGCTGGTCATCCCGACATTGTTCGGCATCATGGCGATCAATTTCATCATCGTACAGGCCGCACCCGGCGGGCCGGTAGAGCGTATGATTGCGCGTATCAAGCATGCGGATATGGGAGCAACCGAGCGTATCAGCAGCATGGGAGGGGAACTGAGCGGCATGCGTGCTTCCTCTGTACCGCAGTCGGGTCCGAATTCCCAATATATGGGCGCGCAAGGGGTGGACCCCAACCTGATCAAGCAGATTGAAAAAATGTATGGGTTCGACAAGCCGCCACTTGAGCGGTTCGTGCTGATGGTAAAAAACTATCTGCGCTTCGATTTCGGCAAAAGTTATTTCCGGGATGAATCAGTGACGAAACTGATCATGGAGAAAATGCCGGTTTCCATTTCATTGGGGCTGTGGACCACACTATTGGCCTATCTCATTTCCATTCCGCTTGGGATTATCAAAGCAGTCAAAGACGGGGAGCGATTCGATGTCTGGTCGAGCACCGTCATCATCATCGGCTATGCTATTCCGAGCTTCCTGTTCGCCATATTCCTGATTATTCTCTTCTCCGGCGGCAATTACTGGAACATCTTCCCGATGCGCGGTCTTGTCTCGGATAACTGGCACGATCTTTCCACATGGGGAAAGATCAGCGACTATCTGTGGCATATGGTTCTGCCCGTTACTGCCATGACGGTGGGAGGATTCGCCAGCCTGACGATGCTGACCAAGAATTCATTCCTGGATGAAATCGGCAAGCAATATGTGGTGACCGCACGTGCGAAGGGGTTAAACAACCGTCAGGTATTATTTAACCACATATTCCGCAATGCCATGCTGATCGTCATTTCCGGCTTTCCCGCGGCCTTTATCGGTGTGCTGTTCAAAAGTGCATTGTTGATCGAAATCGTATTCTCGCTGGACGGTATGGGATTGCTGGGGTTTGAGGCTGCCATCAATCGCGATTATCCCGTCATGTTCGGAATGCTCTATATTTTCACGCTGATTGGGCTGGTATTGAACCTGATCGGTGACCTGACTTATGTGCTGGTCGATCCGCGTATCGACTTTGAAAGACGGGGCAATGCCTGA
- a CDS encoding MarR family transcriptional regulator: protein MKNAYYSADDYQAHRSIGYLLRSSSKLMTQHVEALFAEEEVSFVQWVILINLRDKLATTAAELCQGICHDSGALTRVLEQLEKRGLIQKKRSQKDRRTVELKLTAAGHKAIQTVLPRIVGFLNNLLDDDFTKDEIDTLINLLSRLKTKLSQVS, encoded by the coding sequence ATGAAAAACGCATATTACTCTGCAGATGATTACCAGGCACACCGTAGCATTGGCTATCTGCTGCGCAGTTCCAGCAAGCTGATGACGCAGCATGTAGAGGCTTTGTTTGCGGAAGAAGAAGTCAGCTTTGTGCAGTGGGTGATCCTGATTAACCTGCGCGACAAGCTCGCGACGACGGCGGCGGAGCTCTGCCAGGGTATCTGCCATGACAGCGGCGCCTTGACGCGCGTGCTGGAGCAGCTAGAAAAACGCGGCCTGATTCAAAAGAAACGCAGCCAGAAAGACCGGCGCACGGTGGAGCTGAAATTAACGGCAGCCGGGCACAAAGCCATCCAGACCGTGCTGCCGCGTATTGTGGGTTTCCTCAATAACCTGCTGGATGACGACTTCACCAAAGACGAAATAGACACGCTGATCAATCTGCTCAGCCGCCTGAAAACGAAGCTCTCTCAGGTGTCCTAG
- a CDS encoding AAA family ATPase, with the protein MKNKKESGEPDITVSAKEVFGLSTDMKVPAYSTADSHVPEIDPAYRFNEEVTRAILAGFMHNRKVLVQGFHGTGKSTHIEQVAARLNWQCIRVNLDSHVTRVDLIGKDAIILQEGKQITAFQEGILPWSLQRPVALVLDEYDAARPDVMFVIQRVLEAQGKLTLLDQNRVITPHPYFRIFATTNTVGLGDTSGLYHGTQPINQGQMDRWNIIATLNYLPEEEEIAIVLAKSPTYNNAKGKALIKSMVAMAGMTREGFKAGDISVVMSPRTVISWAENARIFDNVDTAFRMTFMNKCDETEKPVIAEYYQRCFNVELMGEVA; encoded by the coding sequence ATGAAAAATAAGAAGGAATCCGGCGAACCGGATATCACCGTTTCGGCGAAGGAAGTGTTCGGCCTCAGTACGGATATGAAGGTTCCCGCCTACTCCACTGCGGACAGCCATGTACCGGAGATCGATCCGGCTTACCGTTTCAACGAGGAAGTTACGCGCGCGATCCTCGCCGGGTTCATGCATAATCGCAAAGTGCTCGTGCAGGGGTTCCACGGCACGGGCAAATCCACGCATATCGAACAGGTGGCGGCGCGCCTGAACTGGCAGTGCATCCGCGTGAATCTCGACAGCCATGTTACGCGCGTGGATCTGATCGGCAAGGACGCTATCATCCTGCAGGAAGGCAAGCAGATTACGGCATTCCAGGAAGGCATCCTCCCCTGGTCGCTGCAGCGTCCGGTGGCACTGGTGCTTGACGAATATGACGCCGCGCGCCCGGATGTGATGTTTGTGATCCAGCGCGTGCTGGAAGCACAAGGCAAGCTTACCCTGCTCGACCAGAACCGCGTTATTACGCCGCATCCGTATTTCCGCATTTTTGCAACCACGAACACGGTGGGGCTTGGCGATACGAGCGGGCTTTATCATGGCACACAGCCCATCAACCAGGGCCAGATGGATCGCTGGAACATCATCGCCACGCTTAATTACCTGCCGGAAGAAGAAGAAATCGCCATCGTACTGGCCAAATCCCCGACCTATAACAACGCCAAAGGCAAGGCGCTTATCAAATCCATGGTCGCCATGGCGGGCATGACGCGTGAAGGCTTCAAGGCGGGCGATATTTCCGTCGTCATGTCGCCGCGCACGGTTATCAGCTGGGCGGAAAACGCGCGCATATTCGACAATGTCGATACGGCTTTCCGTATGACGTTCATGAATAAATGCGACGAAACGGAAAAGCCTGTCATCGCGGAATATTACCAGCGCTGCTTCAATGTAGAGCTGATGGGCGAAGTGGCTTAA
- a CDS encoding DnaJ domain-containing protein, translating into MRAKTKEKKDTDNQRQCAVEGCGEPGEYKAPKSRHSIDEYQYLCLKHIREFNQAWDYFAGWSRKEIEDFMDAAAHGHKPTWSIEERLGGANAFLATEKLRESFFNMFHEQPAAKHSYHPAVPRKLREALATLDLEADATLVTIKSQYKKLVKKHHPDVNKGDKASEEMFKRITSAYKVLMETYGKQDEK; encoded by the coding sequence ATGAGAGCAAAAACAAAAGAAAAAAAAGATACTGATAATCAAAGACAATGCGCCGTAGAGGGTTGTGGCGAGCCGGGGGAGTATAAAGCTCCCAAATCGCGACATTCGATCGATGAATACCAGTATCTGTGTTTAAAGCATATCCGCGAGTTCAACCAGGCGTGGGACTATTTTGCAGGCTGGAGCCGTAAGGAGATCGAGGATTTCATGGATGCGGCCGCGCATGGCCATAAGCCTACCTGGAGCATAGAAGAACGGCTGGGTGGTGCAAATGCGTTCCTTGCGACAGAAAAGCTGCGTGAAAGCTTCTTCAATATGTTCCATGAGCAACCTGCGGCCAAACACTCGTATCACCCTGCTGTTCCGCGTAAGCTGCGCGAGGCGCTCGCGACGCTCGACCTGGAAGCGGACGCAACGCTTGTGACCATCAAATCCCAGTACAAAAAGCTTGTAAAGAAGCACCATCCTGATGTTAATAAGGGTGATAAAGCTTCAGAAGAGATGTTCAAGCGCATTACAAGCGCCTATAAAGTGCTGATGGAAACCTATGGAAAGCAAGATGAAAAATAA
- a CDS encoding diguanylate cyclase — protein MKSEARKNETPALKYARQSLLLMTERNIEPTPINYTVWYHYTMGDIKELNAEIDKFLRTKTLVITDDVNIYLYNKYVLAPQQTEEEAVTDTSQNAQTVLGEIMEVIKKFSSDTENYNTQIDSHVTALSKKITDPALKEMAAEIINRAVAIRDSGSELSSKLEESKREVAVLKTNLERVTYESHRDFLTGVGNRKALEKRLEELTRWSRENNNADLCLLMIDIDHFKSFNDKFGHLIGDEVLKKVGQALVDTVKGKDFVGRYGGEEFAILLPSTPLAGALVVGENIRKNIEETILQRKDTGDVIDKVTVSIGVARYRPDQDSAAVFISRADNALYRAKMGGRNRVTPESFN, from the coding sequence ATGAAAAGCGAAGCGAGAAAGAATGAAACCCCGGCATTGAAGTATGCCAGGCAATCCCTGCTGTTGATGACGGAGCGCAATATCGAGCCGACTCCGATCAATTATACCGTGTGGTATCATTACACGATGGGTGACATTAAGGAGCTGAACGCGGAGATCGACAAGTTCCTGCGCACGAAGACGCTTGTCATCACGGATGATGTAAATATTTACCTCTACAACAAATACGTCCTCGCGCCGCAGCAGACGGAAGAAGAGGCAGTGACGGATACTTCCCAGAACGCGCAGACCGTGCTGGGTGAGATTATGGAAGTCATCAAGAAATTTAGCAGTGACACCGAGAATTATAATACGCAGATTGATTCCCACGTCACGGCGCTGTCAAAAAAGATTACCGATCCCGCGCTGAAGGAAATGGCGGCGGAGATCATCAACCGCGCCGTGGCGATCCGTGATTCCGGTTCCGAGCTCAGCTCGAAGCTGGAGGAATCCAAACGCGAGGTTGCCGTGCTTAAAACCAACCTTGAACGCGTGACGTATGAATCGCACCGCGACTTCCTGACGGGCGTGGGCAACCGCAAGGCGCTCGAAAAGCGCCTGGAAGAGCTCACACGCTGGTCGCGTGAGAATAACAACGCGGATCTGTGCCTGCTGATGATCGACATTGATCACTTCAAGAGCTTCAACGACAAGTTCGGCCATCTGATCGGCGACGAAGTGCTGAAGAAGGTGGGGCAGGCGCTCGTGGATACGGTTAAGGGCAAGGACTTCGTCGGCCGTTATGGCGGTGAGGAATTCGCCATCCTGCTGCCGAGCACGCCGCTTGCGGGTGCGCTGGTCGTGGGTGAAAATATCCGCAAGAATATCGAAGAGACGATCCTGCAGCGCAAGGATACGGGTGATGTGATCGACAAGGTCACGGTTTCCATCGGCGTGGCGCGCTACCGCCCGGATCAGGATTCCGCCGCCGTCTTCATCAGCCGCGCCGACAACGCGCTTTATCGCGCCAAAATGGGCGGCCGCAATCGTGTAACCCCGGAATCATTTAATTAG